One window of Fusarium keratoplasticum isolate Fu6.1 chromosome 2, whole genome shotgun sequence genomic DNA carries:
- a CDS encoding HORMA domain-containing protein, giving the protein MSATNAGPSIPSTQAANLLSSFTTFLTLTLHTLLYHRALYPSATFLTARALNLPVHQSRHPGLCTWINDSVAAVSAQLRKGAVRRIAVTMHAAKSFDVLERWVFDVEAFPAWGDAGMEEEQEEEAFLAAGIEAEEDDESVNWTDVNEALRGALRRVAHAAEMMPPLPAGSTFTLAVELRDEAAAPISHPQHWIPSQPNLQPPTDTSLNQGSSLGGQNTTPIRSVQAGPLFFECWIEQGASSS; this is encoded by the exons ATGTCGGCGACAAATGCCGGTCCGTCAATCCCCTCCACCCAGGCGGCCAatcttctctcctctttcacAACATTCCTCACTCTAACCCTACACACCCTCCTATACCACCGGGCCCTCTACCCATCGGCAACCTTTCTCACCGCTCGTGCCCTCAACCTCCCTGTCCACCAATCCCGGCATCCAGGCCTCTGCACATGGATAAACGACTCTGTAGCCGCCGTATCAGCCCAGCTAAGAAAGGGTGCTGTCCGCCGCATAGCAGTCACAATGCACGCCGCAAAGTCGTTCGACGTCCTGGAGCGCTGGGTCTTTGACGTAGAAGCCTTTCCCGCCTGGGGCGACGCAGGGATGGAAGAggagcaagaagaggaggcattccttgctgctggcatcgaggcggaggaggatgacgagagTGTGAATTGGACGGATGTGAACGAGGCGTTGAGGGGGGCGCTTCGTCGTGTTGCTCATGCGGCTGAGATGatgcctcctcttccggcGGGGAGCACGTTTACACTTGCTGTTGAGTTGCGTGACGAGGCAGCCGCCCCTATAAGC CACCCACAACATTGGATCCCCTCTCAACCCAATCTTCAGCCACCAACCGACACGTCTCTTAACCAGGGCTCTTCACTCGGGGGCCAAAACACAACACCCATACGTTCAGTACAAGCTGGTCCCCTATTCTTTGAATGCTGGATAGAGCAAGGCGCGTCCTCGTCATGA
- a CDS encoding Importin N-terminal domain-containing protein, with translation MEDQLVQLLANTQLSEQGPRQQAEIELKRARSNPAFPLSLANIASHTSIDTSIRQSALSNLRIFIEKNWSDDEADDEPALPIADDVRGQLKQVLLDLCLSPEGDRKVKLAASYAAGKIAVHDFPEQWPNLLPTILAVIPTGTDAQLHGALRVLSDLIDESLSEDQFFSMARDITKVLTQVALDENRKPMLRALAISTFRGCFDLMNMIKEDHAKEVKAFADELLTEWNPFFITVLASRLPEADLTQGSQPDSWNSIIALKLQVVKTLLRIRRVFPNLLLPQCTTFFRAVWEELTLMQVPHEQLYINQDAQGRLEDSDSLPYTLDFLVLEELDFLNQCFRAPPVQAELDGQLQGHASAHEVPWMMEIMKMLVGYSRVTREEEDLWDIDCSLYLAEETSVTANYTARTAAGDLLIKMGEWFDQKTIDGLFGYTKTLFTGEGSWRSQEAALYLFVMLASDFHDMQKPISNQVAHAYLELVNYAINRPQEPLLGARGYLVAGVLCKFFETPVELLDRIITCITREESEVVQVACVKAAEGLTRAGRVTPDRQIPIINSIQTYMNNKDPSDMEDADELLYTLAEALRAAIKIDTRIALSNDVQSVDLLFRLAQLGASNFQVTMIVSEAFEEIVGTLSNPESYAGLCSKILPTLTGAFDVANLTEDNPLVTVAVELLAVLAEHGSEPLPPGFVAATFPKLNRLLMESTEGEVLRPGCETVKWILQHDHQQVFNWQDGNGRSGLEVCLHIIDRLLGSSIEDNSASEVGGLAAELVEKAGQERLGPFLPQLLQAVANRLATAEAAAFIQSLILVFARLTLSGASDVVDFLSQIQINGESGLQVVLAKWLENSVNFAGYDEIRQNVIALSKLYSLNDARLAQTNVKGDLIVNANDGRIKTRSRAKQSMYSSTREFSTASILDTLYLQYMEAQDANQPPPSADPDQYTIVPASLKIIKVLIEELISASGQRAASNAAAAAMAAARYDDELSDDEGWEDDDGTLDLSLGTTKAELMSFSEVGQRQRDDETQAYLADFFLRCGRENTANFQDWYNMLTEDEKTKLNEVAAGH, from the exons CCGGGGCCAGTTGAAGCAGGTCCTGCTCGACCTTTGCTTGAGTCCTGAGGGTGACCGCAAAGTTAAGCTCGCTGCGAG TTACGCTGCAGGCAAGATTGCCGTGCACGACTTCCCCGAACAGTGGCCCAACCTCCTTCCCACTATCCTCGCTGTCATCCCCACGGGTACCGATGCCCAGCTCCACGGTGCATTGAGAGTCCTCAGTGACCTCATCGACGAAAGTCTCAGCGAAGACCAGTTTTTCTCAATGGCTCGtgacatcaccaaggtccTGACTCAGGTCGCTCTCGACGAAAACCGAAAGCCCATGCTTCGAGCCCTTGCTATTTCCACTTTCCGAGGATGCTTCGACCTTATGAATATGATCAAGGAGGACCACgccaaggaggtcaaggcatTTGCTGACGAGCTTCTGACCGAGTGGAACCCCTTTTTCATTACCGTTCTGGCAAGCCGCCTGCCTGAGGCCGACCTAACCCAGGGCTCTCAACCTGATAGCTGGAACAGCATCATTGCGCTCAAGCTTCAAGTTGTCAAGACCCTGTTGAGAATCCGACGCGTTTTCcccaacctcctccttcccCAGTGCACCACCTTCTTCCGCGCTGTTTGGGAGGAGCTTACTTTGATGCAAGTACCCCACGAGCAGCTTTATATCAATCAGGATGCACAGGGACGACTGGAGGACTCGGATAGTCTCCCCTATACTCTGGACTTCCTCGtcctggaagagctggatTTCTTGAACCAGTGCTTCAGAGCTCCTCCCGTCCAGGCTGAGCTTGACGGGCAGCTCCAAGGCCACGCTTCGGCCCACGAGGTGCcctggatgatggagatcATGAAGATGCTCGTTGGTTACTCACGTGTCACtcgggaagaggaggatctgTGGGATATTGACTGCTCCCTGTACCTTGCCGAGGAGACATCTGTCACTGCCAACTACACTGCACGaactgctgctggtgatCTCCTTATCAAGATGGGAGAGTGGTTTGACCAGAAGACGATTGATGGTCTATTCGGCTACACCAAGACCCTATTTACCGGCGAAGGCTCATGGCGCAGCCAGGAGGCAGCCCTCTATCTGTTTGTCATGCTGGCTAGCGACTTCCATGACATGCAGAAGCCTATTTCTAACCAGGTCGCTCATGCGTACTTGGAGTTGGTAAACTATGCCATCAATAGACCCCAGGAGCCTCTCCTCGGTGCCAGAGGATATTTGGTCGCCGGCGTCCTCTGCAAGTTTTTCGAGACCCCCGTGGAGCTCTTGGACCGCATCATCACTTGCATCACCCGCGAGGAGTCCGAGGTCGTTCAGGTCGCCTGTGTCAAGGCCGCTGAAGGTTTGACTAGAGCCGGACGCGTCACTCCCGACAGACAGATTCCTATCATCAATTCCATCCAGACCTACATGAACAACAAGGATCCTAGCGACATGGAGGATGCAGATGAGCTTTTGTACACACTCGCCGAGGCTCTTCGCGCCGCTATCAAGATCGACACGCGCATCGCTCTCTCCAACGATGTGCAGTCCGTTGACCTCCTTTTCAGACTCGCCCAGTTGGGAGCTAGCAACTTCCAGGTTACCATGATTGTCTCTGAGGCGTTTGAGGAGATCGTTGGCACCCTTTCCAACCCCGAGTCCTACGCCGGTCTGTGCAGCAAGATCCTGCCTACCCTTACCGGGGCCTTTGATGTTGCTAACCTTACGGAGGACAACCCTCTGGTTACG GTCGCTGTTGAGTTGCTGGCTGTCTTGGCTGAGCATGGATCAGAGCCCCTCCCCCCTGGCTTCGTCGCTGCTACGTTCCCCAAGCTGAACCGCCTTCTGATGGAGTCCACGGAAGGCGAGGTTCTTCGGCCTGGCTGTGAGACTGTCAAGTGGATCCTGCAGCACGATCATCAGCAGGTTTTCAACTGGCAGGATGGCAATGGCCGTTCTGGCCTCGAAGTCTGCCTGCACATCATTGACCGACTGCTTGGTTCTTCGATCGAGGATAACTCTGCTTCTGAGGTTGGTGGCTTGGCTGCCGAGCTGGTCGAGAAGGCTGGTCAAGAGCGCCTGGGACCATTCCTCCCTCAGCTCCTCCAGGCTGTTGCCAACCGACTTGCTACGGCTGAAGCTGCAGCATTCATCCAGTCTCTTATCCTTGTCTTTGCCCGCCTGACCCTCTCCGGCGCCAGCGACGTTGTTGACTTCCTGAGCCAGATCCAGATTAATGGTGAAAGCGGTCTCCAGGTTGTTCTCGCCAAGTGGCTCGAGAACTCGGTCAACTTTGCTGGTTACGACGAGATCCGACAAAA TGTGATTGCCCTGTCAAAGCTCTACTCCCTCAACGATGCCCGCCTGGCACAGACCAATGTGAAGGGCGACTTGATTGTCAATGCCAACGACGGTCGTATCAAGACGCGCTCGCGCGCTAAGCAGAGTATGTACTCATCGACTCGAGAGTTTTCCACTGCCTCCATTCTAGATACTCTCTACCTCCAATACATGGAAGCTCAAGACGCTAATCAACCGCCACCGTCAGCAGACCCTGATCAGTACACGATTGTTCCCGCTTCgctcaagatcatcaaggttCTCATTGAGGAGCTTATTTCTGCATCTGGCCAGCGGGCTGCTTCAAATGCGGCCGcggcggccatggctgctgcCAGATATGACGACGAActgagcgacgacgagggctgggaggatgatgatggtacACTCGACCTGAGTCTCGgcaccaccaaggccgaACTCATGTCGTTCAGCGAGGTTGGCCAGCGACAGCGAGATGACGAGACCCAGGCTTACCTggccgacttcttcctccgcTGTGGCCGGGAGAACACTGCCAACTTCCAGGATTGGTACAACATGCTGACGGAGGACGAGAAGACGAAGCTGAACGAGGTGGCAGCAGGGCATTAG
- a CDS encoding Mitochondrial fission process protein 1, with protein sequence MLWWGKSQDSKSEEKKETSQVKESIAEKLPATEQLPKTLQRFVDHAGQDMNVVTEGYASDSTDSNLRYAAYAARLRTILLSAHRYVAYTSDIGESFRPVAHPNLVRGAYGVSWMYLLGDVSYEGYKAYWHNQRVRDPTIQLTARQEKITGLPAIETRVVKPGEVSPLEDYRTVMVQRAIFQSVASMGLPAFTIHSVVRYSGRAMKDMKNKMIRTWAPIGLGLAVVPFLPAMFDEPVENAVEWAFHKGFEMYGGKGAVGNSPATGREELLAKKPIKEKEL encoded by the exons ATGCTTTGGTGGGGAAAATCCCAAGACTCCAAGtcggaggagaagaaggagacgtCTCAAGTCAAGGAATCAATTGCCGAAAAACTCCCCGCGACAGAGCAGCTCCCCAAGACGCTGCAGCGGTTCGTCGACCATGCGGGCCAAGACATGAACGTGGTTACCGAGGGCTA TGCCTCTGATTCCACAGACTCAAACCTTCGATATGCGGCTTATGCTGCGCGACTCCGgaccatcctcctctctgCGCATCGATATGTCGCATACACCTCTGACATTGGCGAGTCCTTCCGGCCGGTAGCTCACCCCAACCTCGTTCGCGGCGCCTATGGTGTGTCTTGGATGTACCTTCTCGGCGACGTCTCGTATGAAGGCTACAAGGCCTACTGGCACAACCAGCGGGTGCGTGACCCGACTATACAGCTCACGGCACGGCAAGAAAAGATCACAGGTCTGCCGGCTATTGAGACGCGCGTCGTCAAGCCTGGCGAAGTGTCCCCTCTCGAAGACTACCGTACCGTCATGGTGCAGCGCGCAATCTTCCAGAGCGTCGCCAGCATGGGTCTGCCCGCTTTCACGATTCACAGTGTCGTGAGGTACTCTGGCCGGGCCATGAAGGACATGAAGAACAAGATGATTCGGACATGGGCCCCCATTGGCCTGGGTCTCGCTGTCGTCCCCTTCCTCCCTGCCATGTTTGACGAACCAGTCGAGAATGCAGTTGAGTGGGCATTCCACAAGGGCTTCGAGATGTATGGCGGCAAGGGCGCTGTCGGCAATTCGCCTGCAACGGGCCGCGAGGAGCTATTGGCAAAGAAGCCAATCAAGGAAAAGGAGCTGTAA
- a CDS encoding AN1-type domain-containing protein yields the protein MASSSTPEAPDTSYVEMDDKNDATLIGKHCEYEYCNQLDFLPFFCQSCRKTFCLDHRSETSHKCTDAGAWAERKRLKQLAQPSIGQGRVLRDKVSQKPCASPECKTTIGTSLTPGVHCQTCNRDYCLKHRLGEDHDCKNLVPIGARPVQFDVAQKTKSAFDRFRAWGTAKKEQASRALPKPKPTSASARLVAVNKLKKTAKGDDKVPMEKRVYIYVEAEAETAKAKFPKGEFFYNKDWVVGRVLDAAARSLQVQNINNQSSDEKDKLRVFHVEGGRILEFNEKVGTALQSGNTVVLLRGVGPATPDLIEAMPPVVPRKRLRESSPSGESRPSKSARSKDGSSRRRATLYDDLDATSTPLSSKNSNSVLHGFADNDSDDDESSLTSLSDDEFEDVVPPKDPEDKEEEDSTDEDIEFEDVEAPAAPTPDAPVPSGDLELTLTRDTRISLTNAFDKKGPSKRERKVRHATHCVHVLLLLWHNAVRNSWLCDPEVQATMISHLPPRLWDEVDRWRRNSGLEKPPPKKTTKENIKTKEKGKKAQDRQSRDWGAEAQKLEEGAVDMSHGDPLFRLMRVLTSWWRQRFRVSAPGLRKWGYMSLERLDRLTKAHKAEPHDPEQFGEKIEDLEGFRECARACTGSRDVGAQLFTALLRGLGLEARMVANLPTLGFGWNKLEDAEPENDDNSGQKKSKASKKKVSKGTSETKATTKTTSGKAKKPAKKSKPKTEIASDSDELELEYKDTDDESVVELEATPRNIPVPTKQFDRDMDYPHYWTEVLSPVTNTYLPVDAIARNIVATSRGLIESLEPRGAKADKARQIMAYIVGYSQDGTAKDVTVRYLKRNLLPGRTKGVRMMPEKVPIYNRHGKVKRYEKFDWFKTAISGYRRGTKRHPITEVDEMEDVTDLKVAKPEKKEVKEGKETLQYYKQSKEFVLERHLKREEALKAGAKPVKIFKTKGKGGKIEEEGVFLRSDVLNVKSAETWHKQGRAPIAGEQPLKRVPYRAATINRRREIMEAEAATGEKVLQGLYSHEQTEWIIPPPIKDGVIPKNEYGNIDLFVEHMCPQGAVHVPYRGAMRVCKRLQIDYAEAVVDFEFGHRMAVPVIQGVVIAEENHETVMAELEKNEAERVRKEDEKRRKAALSQWRRFLMGMRIAERIRQEYGEIDDQVLVFGHARDATGIRKQPHVHDEEMAGGFLPEGYEEEEEEVEEPAHHTSAFFPAVDEDDEDDGGLVMEVDGPVQVDAGPEPVDPEPAEKESSEPREPEAPKPQPETEVESEAESEPPQPASRPRGRPRKQVEKKQVSAGPATRRSTRSGRKVVSYNEEGEGEGDDDEVADSYAESEDDE from the exons atggcgtcatcatcaacaccagaAGCTCCAGACACGAGCTAcgtcgagatggacgacAAGAACGATGCCACTCTGATCGGCAAGCACTGCGAATACGAATACTGCAACCAGCTCGACTTCCTCCCCTTCTTCTGCCAGTCCTGCCGAAAGACCTTTTGCCTCGACCACCGATCCGAGACTTCGCACAAATGTACAGATGCTGGTGCCTGGGCAGAGCGCAAGCGGCTTAAGCAGCTGGCACAACCATCCATCGGCCAGGGCAGGGTTCTACGGGACAAGGTTTCTCAGAAGCCATGCGCGTCGCCAGAATGCAAGACGACGATCGGAACCTCCTTGACGCCAGGGGTACACTGTCAGACTTGTAATCGAGACTACTGCCTGAAGCACCGACTTGGGGAGGACCACGACTGCAAGAACCTAGTACCTATCGGAGCACGCCCAGTACAGTTCGACGTTGCCCAAAAGACAAAGTCGGCATTCGATAGGTTCCGCGCCTGGGGTACGGCCAAGAAAGAGCAAGCAAGCCGGGCACTCCCCAAGCCAAAGCCAACCTCTGCCTCAGCCCGGCTAGTCGCCGTCAACAAACTCAAGAAGACAGCCAagggcgacgacaaggtTCCCATGGAGAAGCGGGTGTACATCTACgtggaggccgaggcggagACGGCAAAGGCCAAGTTCCCTAAGGGCGAATTCTTCTACAACAAGGACTGGGTGGTAGGCCGGGTCCTCGACGCCGCAGCCAGGAGTCTGCAGGTGCAGAACATCAACAATCAGAGCTCCGACGAAAAGGATAAGCTGCGGGTGTTTCACGTTGAGGGCGGCAGGATCTTAGAGTTCAACGAAAAGGTTGGCACAGCGCTACAGAGCGGGAACACGGTGGTTTTGTTAAGGGGCGTTGGGCCTGCCACGCCGGATTTGATTGAAGC GATGCCTCCTGTTGTACCGCGCAAGAGATTGCGCGAGTCTTCGCCCTCAGGAgagtcaaggccatcaaaATCAGCAAGAAGCAAGGATGGCTCATCTCGGCGCAGAGCAACCCTATATGATGATCTAGATGCGACCTCGACACCTCTGTCGTCAAAGAATTCGAACTCGGTTCTGCATGGTTTTGCGGATAACGAtagtgatgatgatgaaagcTCTTTGACATCGCTTTCGGATGATGAATTCGAGGACGTAGTCCCGCCGAAGGATCCggaggacaaagaagaggaggactCCACAGACGAGGACATCGAGttcgaggatgtcgaggcgCCAGCTGCACCGACACCGGATGCTCCAGTACCATCTGGCGATTTGGAGTTGACTCTCACTAGAGATACTCGGATCTCACTGACGAATGCCTTTGACAAGAAGGGGCCATCAAAACGAGAGAGAAAGGTCCGACATGCTACGCATTGCGTTCATGTCTTATTACTTCTATGGCACAACGCCGTCCGGAACTCCTGGCTCTGCGATCCCGAGGTCCAGGCTACTATGATTTCTCATCTTCCACCCAGGCTATGGGATGAGGTGGACCGGTGGAGGCGCAACAGCGGTCTTGAGAAGCCACCTCCCAAGAAGACGACAAAGGAAAATATCAAGACAAAagaaaagggcaaaaaagcTCAAGACAGACAGTCACGAGATTGGGGCGCCGAGGCACAGAAGCTGGAAGAAGGGGCTGTCGATATGAGCCACGGAGATCCGCTCTTCAGACTTATGCGGGTACTGACATCTTGGTGGAGGCAGAGATTCCGCGTGTCAGCACCAGGCCTGAGGAAATGGGGATACATGTCTCTTGAGCGGCTGGACCGGCTTACCAAAGCCCACAAGGCTGAGCCTCATGATCCCGAGCAATTTGGGGAGAAGATAGAGGACCTGGAGGGTTTCCGGGAATGTGCTCGAGCTTGTACGGGAAGTCGAGACGTTGGCGCCCAGTTATTCACTGCGCTCCTCAGAGGATTGGGCTTGGAAGCACGAATGGTTGCGAACCTCCCTACTCTTGGATTTGGCTGGAACAAGCTTGAAGATGCCGAGCCTGAAAATGACGACAACTCGGGTCAGAAGAAGTCGAAAGCAAGCAAGAAGAAAGTGTCAAAAGGCACAAGCGAAACGAAGGCAACTACGAAAACGACAAGTGGAAAAGCAAAGAAACCGGCCAAAaagtccaagcccaagacagAAATCGCGAGTGATTCtgatgagctggagctcGAGTACAAGGACACCGACGATGAGTCTGTGGTTGAACTGGAAGCCACCCCCCGAAATATACCTGTTCCTACGAAACAGTTTGATCGAGACATGGACTATCCGCACTACTGGACAGAGGTCCTGTCCCCTGTCACTAACACCTACCTTCCCGTTGATGCTATAGCCAGAAACATTGTCGCAACAAGTCGAGGTCTCATCGAGTCGTTGGAGCCCCGTGGTGCTAAAGCCGACAAGGCTCGACAGATCATGGCATACATTGTTGGATACTCCCAAGACGGAACAGCCAAGGATGTTACCGTCAGATACCTCAAGCGGAATCTACTTCCAGGGCGTACCAAGGGAGTGAGAATGATGCCAGAGAAGGTTCCGATTTACAACCGTCACGGAAAGGTGAAGCGATACGAAAAGTTTGACTGGTTCAAGACTGCAATATCTGGATACCGCCGTGGCACCAAGAGGCATCCAATTACAGAAGTCGACGAAATGGAAGATGTCACAGACCTAAAGGTTGCCAAGccagagaagaaagaagtcAAGGAAGGCAAGGAGACATTGCAATACTACAAGCAGTCCAAAGAATTTGTCCTGGAACGACATCTAAAACGCGAggaggctctcaaggctgGGGCCAAGCCAGTCAAGATCTTCAAaaccaagggcaagggcggcAAGATCGAGGAGGAAGGTGTCTTCCTTCGCAGCGACGTCCTGAATGTGAAGAGCGCCGAGACATGGCACAAGCAGGGCAGGGCGCCAATTGCTGGGGAACAGCCCCTCAAGAGAGTACCATACCGCGCAGCAACCATCAATCGTCGTCGCGAAATcatggaggccgaggctgccacAGGAGAGAAGGTCCTACAAGGACTCTACAGCCACGAACAAACTGAATGGATCATTCCGCCGCCAATCAAGGACGGTGTTATTCCCAAGAACGAATATGG GAACATCGACTTGTTTGTTGAGCACATGTGCCCACAGGGAGCAGTACATGTTCCTTACCGCGGCGCGATGCGTGTCTGTAAAAGACTCCAGATCGACTACGCTGAGGCAGTTGTAGACTTTGAATTTGGCCATCGTATGGCTGTCCCCGTCATCCAGGGCGTCGTCATTGCCGAGGAGAATCACGAAACGGTTATGGCAGAGCTCGAGAAGAACGAAGCGGAACGCGTACGAAAGGAAGACGAGAAGCGGAGAAAGGCAGCATTGTCTCAATGGCGTAGATTTCTCATGGGAATGCGTATCGCGGAGAGGATTCGACAAGAGTACGGAGAGATTGACGACCAAGTCTTGGTGTTTGGGCATGCTCGAGATGCAACAGGCATCAGGAAGCAACCGCACGTTCATGATGAAGAAATGGCTGGTGGTTTCCTGCCAGAAGGTtatgaagaggaagaggaagaggtcgaAGAGCCGGCGCATCATACCTCTGCTTTCTTTCCTGCTGtagatgaggacgatgaggacgatggcgggctggtgatggaggtCGATGGGCCGGTGCAAGTCGATGCTGGGCCAGAGCCTGTTGATCCAGAGCCTGCTGAGAAGGAGTCTTCTGAGCCTCGAGAGCCTGAAGCTCCAAAACCTCAGCCAGAAACTGAGGTAGAATCCGAGGCAGAATCTGAACCGCCACAGCCAGCCTCGAGGCCTCGAGGACGGCCAAGGAAACaggtggagaagaagcaggttTCTGCTGGGCCGGCAACTCGACGGTCGACGCGGAGTGGGCGTAAGGTGGTTTCGTATaatgaagaaggcgagggcgagggcgatgatgacgaagtCGCAGATTCGTATGCTGAATCCGAGGACGATGAATAG